Genomic window (Candidatus Nitrosocosmicus franklandus):
CCTTCCTCCGAAGTCTTTGAATTAGAGATGGGTCCAAACAGATGCAGTATTGCCTCATAGTAGGACAAATTAAAATCCATATTGGCGACTGATTTTTTTGACCAAAAAATAGAACTACTATAGTAGATGATAATAACGACAGAGGCATTATCTTTCTGTTCCCCACATTTTTTATATTCACTTTTTGAAATGAATGGTTTGGAATTTGAAAGTGTACTGTTACCAAATCTTTTACAAGGGACTGGATTTTTACATTTACAAATAGCTCCACAAGAATTGCTTCATTATTCTATTCTCACATCCACGATAATAGCTATTGGCAGCCTGGTTGGACTTTCTCTTGGATTAATAGGTGGTGGGGGTTCCATACTTGCAGTTCCATTATTGGTTTATGTAATCGGGTTAGAACCTCATATGGCAATTGGGACTTCTGCTCTTGTGGTGGGCATCAATGCCCTAGTCAACTTTATCGATCACAAAAAAAGGGGTCATGTTTTGCTCAACAAGAGCTTGCTATTTGCTATTCCCGGAGTAGTGGGAACCATAATCGGCTCGCAGCTTGGTTTACTAACACCACCTAGCAGTCTATTAATTTTGTTTGCACTATTTATGATTGCTATTGCAACAAAAATGCTAGTAGAAAAGAAAAATACAAAAGAGTGTTTAGATTCGCAGTTCAAGAAAATAAAACCGTTGAAGAATAACATACAAAAGAATCAGCTAGATATCAAAAATGATAATTTAGTTACCAGCAAAAGACACAAAAATATGAAAGCGGTAATTATGGGATTTTTGGTAGGATTAGGCGCGGGATATTTTGGAATTGGAGGAGGTTTTCTAATTGTTCCATCTCTAATGTATCTTGATATAAATATCGTAAATTCCATTGGAACATCTTTATTGCCTGTAAGCTTTTTTGGTCTTACTACTGCTATGAGTTATTCATTTGCAGGTCAGATCAATTTCTTGATAGCCATGGTTTTGGTATTTGGCGGCATTATTGGTGGAAAAGTTGGAACGGCACTATCATCAAGGGCCTCAAAAATACTGTTAACTCGAATCTTTTCAATATTGCTAATTACTGTTGCGATATATATCATAATAAAGACAATTATGATAGAATAACCATCGCAGTTTTACTCTGCAAACTATATTAATTATTTATGATAAAGGAACTTGATTATATCAAGGAATACACTCTCTAGAAGTATAGGATTTATACTAGAATACAATTCATATTAAGAACGGTTTAATGTGGTTGCTATTAAAATCTAAATGAGTCAAGATCATTATTCTAATGCAAATTAACCATATTTAGCACAGTATACATATTTGATCAATTCGTACAATGTTTGCTTTTCCAGATATAATAATGAAAATAGTTATGTAACCAATGGTAACGTAGTGAATAAGACCTGACAACATTCTCAATTTATTATCACTGAAGCTAAGGTAGTTATAATTTAGTAACATAATCGTATGATACCAAAGTTTTTTTGCAGACATATCTTTAGTTTCTTTTAATTTTGTTATAGCAAGTAATTGATTAACAGTAATTGATTAGATTTAATTATGTGATTATCATATTGTGACATTATGGTAATTGCTTCAATTAGTCTATTAGCTAGTTTCTTAGCAGTACTTGGCATTGCTGTTGTCCTCTCTCATGATGATTTAACTACTCCCATAGTAGCTTTTGCTCAGAATGCGACAAATACCATTGGTCAGAATGCGACTAATGCAACAGCTACTACAGTCACGGATAAAGTTCAAGTTTCCATTGTACCTGGTGCATCTACATTAACTGATAATGCATATAGTCCAAATCCTGTTGAGATTACAATAGGTCAAACAGTTGTTTGGACAAATGATGATACAGCTTTTCATACCGTCACTTCTGGAACTGTGGGAGCAGTTGATGCTGGACAAGTATTTGATTCTGGATTGGCAGGACCAAGCGCTCTTACCAGCAAGGGCAAAACTTTTGAACATACATTTGATGCTGCAGGAGAATATCCGTACTTTTGTATATTGCACCCAGCAATGGTGGGAACAGTTATAGTAAATTAACACCTTTTTCTTTTTTTATATTCGTTACACTGCGCGCTTATAGCCTATTTAGAAATACAATATTTTAAAAACCATCAAAATTTCTTTTCTGTGAATATAGTTTAAAGGAACGACATCCAATAACTGCTCAAATTACAAAAGGAATAATCCATGAATGATCATGTTGTGCTTGATGATATTCGGTTCATTTTCTATATCGTTTTTCAAGGCAAATTATTGATATTACAATCGCTAACCTTCCGACTATGCTCCAAAATATTGCTGCTGCAGAAGGAAAATTCGGAAACAACCAATCATGATCCCATACTCCATAGAAACCAAATGGATTATAGTAATATTTTATCCACTCTATTATACTTGTTGTAGGTATATGATTTTCTGTCCACAACAAATTCCCACGTAAAAGTCTTTCAACTCCCCATATGGGAGAATCCATAACTAGCGTTGAAAGCAGAAACACTACTATAAAATACTCTATTCTCAACGGTTTAAGAAAGAACATAAACAAAGTCGGTATAAAATGTCCAATTATATTCCAAGGTTGATAAATATGATTTCCTCCAAACACCTCACCAATAGAAAGGCAATTTATGGGGATATTACTGACAGGGCAATATGCTATAGAATCAAGCAAGTCAAACCATGTGGCATAACCTACCGACACTAAGATAATTAATGCAATTCTCCTCTTTGTCCATATGGTTTCCCTCCTCCTATTCGTAATACTATCACAACCACAGCCACATTGTAATAAACTTAAAACTTGTCCTCAAATCCATAAACTGCAATAAGAATATCATTGAATGCATGATTTTCATTATTCTCGAAATATGCAAAGTCAAATAATAATCAAAATTGTTATTTGGGAGCTATTTTTATAGACTTGATCATCGATTCTATGTCATCCATATTGTGATCAAAGTTCTTTTCTGATGAAGTATAGGTTAAAGATAGTGTCTTGTTGTTCTCAAAGACAGAAGTTACAAACAAGCCCTTAATGATACCAAGAGAATTATCAACATAATTATTAAATACTATAGATCCGGCTGTATGACCATCAATTGTAAAATTTTTAAGGGTCTTGTCTAATATTTCTAGACCGTTGTTAAATCTTTCCTGAAGAATAAGAGGATAATAAATCAAAAACCCATCTTTGAATTCTTTTTCGTCCAGATCAATATCTGTCATCGAAATAGTAATAATGGACAAGTGGTCGGGCAGTGTGAACTGCGTAACAGGATACCCAAATTTAATATAAGGTTCCTTATATTCTACCTTCCAACTATTAGGATATTGTAAAGTGTAGTTGTTGTTAGGATCAGTATAAGTTGTATTTTGTACTTTGTCTGTCTGTGATTGAACTTGTAGCTCCTCCTGTCCATAGATAAATACATATGAGAAAATGCTAGTTGTTAGCAGTGCCATAAAGATGATAAAGATTGGCATGCAAATACAAAATAATTTAATAAATGAAATCTTGGATTTGTAACAAAGATCATTCATTTTATAAATATATACGATAGGAAAATAATATATCTGATGCTAATCTATCAGCAAGCAAAATATTGTCTTTTTATTGAAACTGATCACTAGACACCCCATTATATATAATTCGAATGAATTGCATCTTATTCCTCATATCGCATCTATTGATAGCAGTTCAAACTCGTTATCTATTATTCTATTTACCATATTTGAGAATTACCATCATTTAGCTACTTTTATCTTTGGTATGACTTTATTTTTTTGTATTTGTCCATCTTTTGGTTTATTTTTGAGCTTTTTGGGTAGTTCTTTCGGGTATACTCTTTTTAACCAATTTCATCAGCAATCAAAGACTTGTCTAAGTCGGTGTTGTATTGAGTAGGAAGCAGTATCTTATCGATTATATTAAACAGCAAAAATGATTTGAATTACACGCTTTCATCATCTTTACGTTTTATATTATCTTAATGTATTCTGAACTATCGTAGGTACCCGAATTCTGAAAAAGAAAGTTTATCTTCTTAGCTGACAATCATACATACCGGTATTAAAGATCGTTTGGTTAATCCAGATACTTTTCTTGCAAGGCTCCCAAAGTCATTATGGAACCTATACCATGAATTTGGTTTCTTTCCTGATGACCGTATCGATATTTCCCTTTCTTCAAAAAAAGTATTTAATTGCTGGGAGAAAAAATGCAATTTGTAAATCAAAACAAATGATTTCTTCAACAATTTTTTGATCTGTCAATCAGATATTCCAGCATGGATGGAGGCATTTCATAAAGAATCACGATCTTTTGCCACAATCATATTAATGTTAATAAAATATTTTGCCGACTAAAGAATAGATAAACAAATAAATGAATTTATTTCCATTTGCAGAAATTCTAACGTTATGTCTGAAGAAATCTCTAAAATAATGGTATGCATAGATGGCTCTGAGAATTCGATTAAGGCTGCTAGAAAAGCTCTGGAAATGGCAAAAAAAAACAATGCAGAAGTTATCGCAGTATATATTTCATTTATTCCATACTATTTGAGGCGATTGCCTCAATACGGGTGGGAAGGACTACATGAGTATGATGTGGGACAGATGAAAGAGTGGCTAAAAGACATTATGATACAGGCAAAAGAAGACAATATTCATTTCAAGTCATTGGTAAGAGAGACCACATCATCAATTGTTAAAGAAATTATCAATATTGCCGATGAAGAAAAAATTGACTTGATTATTGTAGGTAGTACGGGCAAATCAAAACTTGATAGAGTGTTGGTTGGCAGTGTAGCCCAAGGTGTAATGACCAACGCGAAATGTTCTATCTTATTAGTAAGATAGATGCGAGTATATTAAAACTAAGTTGGTCGCAAACAATAGATCTCCAACTACATCATTATCACATGAATATGTGTACAATTACAATATTATGATCTTTTTTAATACTTTAACCTAAATTATATTAAAAGACCTCATTTAATTCTAAATATTAACAAAACAAGAACAGTAGTATATAACATGGCTACCAAGGATCGAGTAATAATATCTAATAGTAATCTAGTTTTTGTCAATTCTTTTGTCGTTACGTACCAGTTAAATAAACAATTAGGTTAATGGGTAGTGCAAGGTGAAGAAAGAAGTCGATCCGAATAATAAACAAATAAGACAAGATCTATTTGATTTTAATGACTTTCGACGTAATTATATAAAATTAAAGGTCAGTTAACACATGAAATTTGTTTTGACGGCGAATCACATAGAACATTTGTCTGTTAAAATAACATGTTTAAAGATTATAAAATTTAGTTTATATACAGTTGACGATACATCAAATATAATGAATAATATCGTTAATGTGAACAAAGCATTAAGTGTATCAACAGTCTTGGCGATGTCGTTCGTACTCCTTTTAGGTCCGACTTCCATGACCATGAACGTATTTGCTCAGGGCAATACTGCTAACCAAGGCATAGGCCAATCACAATTTGCCACTCAATTAGGTGTTTGTGTATCTGGCGACGGTACTCTTTTTTCCTGCAACAACTTGAATGCTCAAAACCAAGTCAACACTGGAAATAACGCATTAGCACAACAAGGTGGCGGTGGTAAAGGTGGCAATACTGCTAACCAAGGCATAGGCCAATCACAGAGCTCTAACCAAAATGCATTATGTGTTTCTGGAACAGGAACCTTTGTTTCCTGCAACAACGTGAATGCTCAAAACCAAGTCAACACTGGAAATAACGCATTAGCACAAAGTGGCGGTGGTAAAGGTGGCAATACTGCTAACCAAGGCATAGGCCAATCACAGAGCTCTAACCAAAACAGTGGTGTAGTTTCTGGTGGCGATACTACCGGCTCAGGCAACAACGTAAACACACAGAGTCAAACAAACACTGGAAATAACGCATTAGCACAACAAGGTGGCGGTGGTAAAGGTAAAGGTGGCAACACAATTAATCAAGGCATAGGCCAATCACAGAGCTCTAACCAAAACAGTGGTGTAGTTTCTGGTGGCGATACTACCGGCTCAGGCAACAACGTAAACACACAGAGTCAAACAAACACTGGAAATAACGCAGCAGCACAACAAGGTGGCGGTGGTAAAGGTGGCAATACTGCTAACCAAGGCATAGGCCAATCACAGAGCTCTAACCAAAACAGTGGTGTAGTTTCTGGTGGCGATACTACCGGCTCAGGCAACAACGTAAACACACAGAGTCAAACAAACACTGGAAATAACGCAGCAGCACAACAATAATTTTTTTTGTTTTATTGAATCAATAATGTATTTTCCATTTTAACCCTACCGATCATCATCATATTTTCGCTTGATCCTTTGCAATACCTACTATCAAAGATGCTCTGCTAGTAGAGCTGGATCATGATTCATAGGTTACTAAGTGTGTGCGTAACTGAATCCTTGTCTTTAGGTAAAATTAGGTAATGCCCGGAATTATGATATATAGCTGATTACAAAAGGAAAGACTATCGATGCAATCGAAAACCAATAGACTACTGCGTGTTTAGTCTTGTTAATAAGTACATTTGACACGTCTATCTTACATTTAGTTAGATTCTCCCACTTCATCAACTGATTTCATCAACATGACAACGAAAGTATTTTGAAATACCTTTACAGGTTCGTATATGACCGACATATTCTTTTCTCCAATTGATTCGAAAGTTATACCTGATTGTCCCTATATGGTGTTTCTAAAACTAGTGAGATTGGCAAAGACTCGGGCATCATGCTTCTGTTCACGTCAGAATCTGCAATTTTCTGTCCATTATACCCAACATAGATTACATGAGTATACCCATCAGAAGATGTAAAATTAATTGATTGAAGTTCTTCATTTAATGTCCCAACAAAATCAAGACCTCCTGCCCACACTCCAACCAAACTAGAGTTGTCATCTAATGAAAATACCTGAAAGACTATTACAGATTGTAATCGACCTAAAGATACCGATATGAATGGGTTTCCGATGTAAATCTCATTTGTATCAGTTACTCCTTTAAAGTAACCTCGAAATCCTAGATTAGCTAAAGTAGCCATTATCTGTCTAGAGAACGTCTCGTAAGGATATATATCTCCATTTGGAATCATAAATGGAATCATAAAACCATCCCTAAAATCCTTATAACTGGACAAAATATTTTGAGCGACCAACCTCTTTTGAATATCTACATCTTGAGGTATTGTGTGCAAGGAAGTTAGTGATTGGTTAAGCAAGTTAAATAGTGGGACTTCTCCTACCTGCGGCAGTTGACTGGTCATGTTAAGGATTGCGCCTGCATTCCGAATATGGTTCTCAAGGATTTTGCAAGGATTTTTGTTATTTTGAGTTTTCCTTTGCGCTATCAGAATCGACAGCAGTAGTATCGTTAGAGTAACCTTCATGCATTCTGTTAATTGTATCGGTAAATGATTGCTGGACTTGATTTTCTATTGTTTTCTGCAAATCCAATTGGTTTTTTGAATTAATTTACCAAGTGAGAAAGCAGTATTATTATCAGAAGAGATAGTAGACGTTGCATTAACATACAGAATAGCATCAAAATTTTGAATATATACTAAAGAATATAACGAGGATAAAAGAAAAGAAATGAAATAGCAAGATCAAATTTAATCTTATTTTGTATTATGGATTATGATGACGACGTATAAGAGGGGATTACTGTCAGTAACAAGTTAAAACATATCTTAAGATTTAATGATATTTGTTTTTGATCATATGGTTATTTATTCAAATCCATTATGAAATATATCTTAAATTGTTATATTTATTTTAGAACATATTTTCAAAGTTAATTTGATGATAGATTAGTCGACTCGGCATTTAATTCAGAGAACACATTATCATGTTTGACAATTCGGTTTTATTCAGATTGTTTCTTAGAGTAGCATGGAAAATCAAATCCAAATTCGATTATATCAACCGAAATGTAAGTATACTCATTTATTATGAAAGTAGTTCAAAATATGAATTGTTTATGGACGGTGAATGAACAATTTCAAGACACAGAGATCTTAATACTATGTTCGAACATTTGTTTTATGGGGATAAAATTTGGTAGAAACTACCCCGATCTTGATAGATGATAAGAGATGGCACAATATTACAGTTGAGGAAACGTCTACACTTCTGGATGTAAATATCCAGTACGGATTAACTAGAGAACAAGTGGAACAGCGTCGAAAACAATTTGGCCTCAACAAAATCACAGTTAAGAAAGGTATTCATCCTATGGCTATGTTTTGGACTCAAATACGTCAACCCTTGATCCTCATCCTCTTATCTGCAGGTTTGATAACTGCAGTCATAGGAGAATGGGTTGATTCGGCAGTCATTTTTGGAGTAGCTATAGGCAATTCTATTGTAGGATTTATACAAGAATACAAAGCTACACGCGCAATAGAGACTCTATCAAAGATGTTAACAACCGAAGCTACTGTCTTGAGATCCGGTCAAAAGAAAAAAATATCTTCTTTCGAACTAGTTCCTGGGGATATCGTAGTTCTAAGATCGGGTGATAAAGTTCCAGCAGATATTCGATTATTTGAAGCAAGGATTTGAAAATCGACGAATCTACACTCACGGGTGAGTCAATATCTGTAGAAAAGGACAAAGTCGAACCGGTAAATGAGGATTCCGTTATCTCGGACCGAAAAAACATGGCATTTTTAGGAACGCTCGTTACTTATGGTCATGGATTGGGAATAGTTACTGCTATAGGCGATATGACGGAAGCCGGCTCGATATCACAAAGTATTGCTACGACACCAGAAATTACAACGCCTTTAACACGCAAACTTGCACAGTTCAGTCAAAATCTTTTGTATATCATATTGGCATTAGCCGTCATATCATTCATAGTTAGTATGGTCAGAGGGGTTCACCGTGTTGAATTGGTATTTATGTCATCCATAGCTCTTACAGTAGCAGCGATTCCCGAAGGTCTACCTGCAGCAATGACCATCACATTGGCTATTGGTGTGAGCATAATGGCAAAAAAGCATGCTATTATTCGTAAACTTCCTGCGGTAGAAGCACTTGGAAGCACCACCGTAATCTGTTCTGATAAAACAGGAACACTCACTCAGAATCAGATGACCGCTACTGCTATATATTGTGGTGGGATCAAGTATTCAGTATCAGGTAGTGGTTATTCGCCTAAAGGGTCTATTGCAGTACAAGCAAATTTTAAACAAATTTCAAGTAATATCTCGATAACATCTTTCAAACTAAGACAACTGAAAGAGTGTTTAATTTCGGGCATTCTGTGTAACGATTCACATTTGGTTCATCAAAAGGAAAATGATGTTTGGGAAGCTAAGGGAGACCCTACCGAAGTCGCATTGATAGTTTCAGGGTTAAAAGCTGGGTTAAATGAAGCGGTTATTAACAGTACTTTTCCGCGAATAGATACTCTTCCATTTGAATCACATCTACAGTATATGGTAACGCTTCACAAAACATCAGACGATATCGATTTTCCATTTCATATTTTATATTTAAAAGGTGCAGTAGAAAAGATATTATCGATATGTTCATTTTATATCAAAGTATATAATAAAGAAATCGAGGAAAATTTACCTCAAGACAAAGGTTATGGTAATGTTATAACAACCAATGACAACAAGTACACATTAAATCAAGACGATGATAATTTTGTGATGGGCTTGACTGATGAGGAGGCGTGTCCTCTTCTTGATAGTGATAAATCTAAGATACTTAAAGTCCATGAAGAAATGGCATCGAATGGATTACGGGTACTTGGTTTTGCGCGCAAATTAGTTCCGCTTGAAAAGGACAAAATTGTTTCAAGTGACATGGATACAAATTTTATATTTATAGGATTACAAGCCATGTTAGACCCTCCACGTACAGAAGCAATATCCGCCGTTCGAAGTTGTTTGAATGCAGGAATAAAAGTCAAGATGATAACCGGCGACAATTTGCATACTGCTATTAGTATCGCTAGACAGATAGGAATTATCGAAATTGTTCAAGACTCCAAGAATAACATTCCCATAAATTCGTCCAATACTAACAGAGGTGTTCCATCAGCAATAACAGGATACGATATCAAAAGACATTCCGATAGTGATCTGGAAAACATTGTTAAAAGTACAAATGTGTTTGCAAGGGTATCTCCAGAACAAAAATTGTCTTTAGTCAAGGCCATACAGAAAAGTGGAGAAATAGTCGCAGTAACAGGCGATGGCGTAAATGACGCACCGGCATTAAGACAGGCCGATATCGGTATTGCAATGGGGGTCACAGGAACCGAGGTTGCTAAGGAGGCAGCAGACATGGTGCTTACAGATGATAATTTTGCATCCATTGAATCAGCGGTACGGGAAGGACGAGGCATATTTGACAACATAACAAAATTCTTGACTTGGACTCTTCCCACAAATTTCGGTGAAGCTATGATCATACTAGTATCAGCCCTAATAGGCACCAGTCTCATTATTCTTCCAGTTCAAATTCTTTGGGTTAACATGACTACGGCGTTAATTTTGGGTATAATGCTCATTTTCGAACCATAAGAACTTGACATAATGCAACGCCCTCCACGAAACCCCAAATCCAATATACTATCCAATCAGGGTATCAGGAGGATTTTTATTGTGA
Coding sequences:
- a CDS encoding cupredoxin domain-containing protein, yielding MVIASISLLASFLAVLGIAVVLSHDDLTTPIVAFAQNATNTIGQNATNATATTVTDKVQVSIVPGASTLTDNAYSPNPVEITIGQTVVWTNDDTAFHTVTSGTVGAVDAGQVFDSGLAGPSALTSKGKTFEHTFDAAGEYPYFCILHPAMVGTVIVN
- a CDS encoding universal stress protein, giving the protein MSEEISKIMVCIDGSENSIKAARKALEMAKKNNAEVIAVYISFIPYYLRRLPQYGWEGLHEYDVGQMKEWLKDIMIQAKEDNIHFKSLVRETTSSIVKEIINIADEEKIDLIIVGSTGKSKLDRVLVGSVAQGVMTNAKCSILLVR
- a CDS encoding cation-transporting P-type ATPase, with amino-acid sequence MVETTPILIDDKRWHNITVEETSTLLDVNIQYGLTREQVEQRRKQFGLNKITVKKGIHPMAMFWTQIRQPLILILLSAGLITAVIGEWVDSAVIFGVAIGNSIVGFIQEYKATRAIETLSKMLTTEATVLRSGQKKKISSFELVPGDIVVLRSGDKVPADIRLFEARI
- a CDS encoding sulfite exporter TauE/SafE family protein — its product is MEFESVLLPNLLQGTGFLHLQIAPQELLHYSILTSTIIAIGSLVGLSLGLIGGGGSILAVPLLVYVIGLEPHMAIGTSALVVGINALVNFIDHKKRGHVLLNKSLLFAIPGVVGTIIGSQLGLLTPPSSLLILFALFMIAIATKMLVEKKNTKECLDSQFKKIKPLKNNIQKNQLDIKNDNLVTSKRHKNMKAVIMGFLVGLGAGYFGIGGGFLIVPSLMYLDINIVNSIGTSLLPVSFFGLTTAMSYSFAGQINFLIAMVLVFGGIIGGKVGTALSSRASKILLTRIFSILLITVAIYIIIKTIMIE
- a CDS encoding cation-translocating P-type ATPase yields the protein MKIDESTLTGESISVEKDKVEPVNEDSVISDRKNMAFLGTLVTYGHGLGIVTAIGDMTEAGSISQSIATTPEITTPLTRKLAQFSQNLLYIILALAVISFIVSMVRGVHRVELVFMSSIALTVAAIPEGLPAAMTITLAIGVSIMAKKHAIIRKLPAVEALGSTTVICSDKTGTLTQNQMTATAIYCGGIKYSVSGSGYSPKGSIAVQANFKQISSNISITSFKLRQLKECLISGILCNDSHLVHQKENDVWEAKGDPTEVALIVSGLKAGLNEAVINSTFPRIDTLPFESHLQYMVTLHKTSDDIDFPFHILYLKGAVEKILSICSFYIKVYNKEIEENLPQDKGYGNVITTNDNKYTLNQDDDNFVMGLTDEEACPLLDSDKSKILKVHEEMASNGLRVLGFARKLVPLEKDKIVSSDMDTNFIFIGLQAMLDPPRTEAISAVRSCLNAGIKVKMITGDNLHTAISIARQIGIIEIVQDSKNNIPINSSNTNRGVPSAITGYDIKRHSDSDLENIVKSTNVFARVSPEQKLSLVKAIQKSGEIVAVTGDGVNDAPALRQADIGIAMGVTGTEVAKEAADMVLTDDNFASIESAVREGRGIFDNITKFLTWTLPTNFGEAMIILVSALIGTSLIILPVQILWVNMTTALILGIMLIFEP
- a CDS encoding PsbP-related protein, with protein sequence MPIFIIFMALLTTSIFSYVFIYGQEELQVQSQTDKVQNTTYTDPNNNYTLQYPNSWKVEYKEPYIKFGYPVTQFTLPDHLSIITISMTDIDLDEKEFKDGFLIYYPLILQERFNNGLEILDKTLKNFTIDGHTAGSIVFNNYVDNSLGIIKGLFVTSVFENNKTLSLTYTSSEKNFDHNMDDIESMIKSIKIAPK